A genomic segment from Dermatobacter hominis encodes:
- a CDS encoding Vgb family protein codes for MSPRRPRARLVIALLAAGLVLAGCSSDDGGADAAGRTETTASTTAAPTTTVDQAAPRGLNGIAVDGDTLWVASIVEDAVLGVDRETGEIVARVPTAGAGPDDVAVGADGELWVTGYKSGDLGAIRDGAYSVVAPVGPVLNPVAVARDGTVFVGRFVPDSDLYQLDVGSTTPRPVAGGLDRVNAFAVDDEGDVLAPVGGDRIVRIDPSTGRVDVVVQGLFGVLATDRHPEGRYVALGNLDGKVFDVDVEAGTATEAVQIRHPGPFDNLAFAEDGTLYVTVLGEPVIVEISPDGTQRDLRVGT; via the coding sequence GTGTCACCACGACGGCCGCGGGCGCGGCTCGTGATCGCGCTCCTCGCCGCCGGCCTGGTCCTCGCCGGGTGCTCGTCCGACGACGGCGGCGCCGATGCGGCGGGCCGCACCGAGACCACCGCCTCCACCACGGCGGCGCCCACGACCACCGTCGACCAGGCCGCGCCGCGAGGGCTGAACGGGATCGCGGTCGACGGGGACACCCTCTGGGTGGCGAGCATCGTCGAGGACGCGGTGCTGGGCGTCGACCGGGAGACCGGTGAGATCGTCGCGCGGGTCCCGACGGCGGGCGCCGGCCCCGACGACGTGGCCGTCGGTGCGGACGGCGAGCTCTGGGTGACGGGCTACAAGAGCGGGGACCTCGGTGCGATCCGCGACGGCGCCTACTCGGTCGTGGCCCCCGTCGGACCGGTGCTGAACCCGGTCGCCGTCGCTCGGGACGGCACCGTGTTCGTGGGCCGCTTCGTGCCGGACTCGGACCTGTACCAGCTCGACGTCGGCTCGACGACGCCCCGGCCGGTCGCGGGTGGGCTCGACCGCGTGAACGCCTTCGCGGTCGACGACGAGGGCGACGTGCTGGCGCCCGTCGGCGGCGACCGCATCGTGCGGATCGATCCCTCGACCGGCCGGGTCGACGTCGTGGTGCAGGGGCTGTTCGGCGTGCTCGCGACGGACCGCCACCCCGAGGGGCGCTACGTCGCGCTCGGCAACCTCGACGGGAAGGTGTTCGACGTCGACGTCGAGGCCGGCACCGCGACGGAGGCGGTGCAGATCCGCCACCCCGGGCCGTTCGACAACCTGGCCTTCGCCGAGGACGGCACGCTGTACGTGACCGTGCTCGGCGAGCCGGTCATCGTCGAGATCTCACCCGACGGCACGCAGCGCGACCTGCGCGTCGGGACCTGA